CACAGCCGGAGCCGCCCTCTCAGTTAGGTGTGGTGCGTGGTGTTCATGATGGTGCTATCGCCGCTTTGGCGGTAGTGAAGCGTTTAGAAGACGCTACCGCGGCGTGTAAAGCGGCCCTGTTGGGACGATTAATGGGTGCGGTAGAAGTAGAACGAGTTTTAGTTGATCTAGACCGGAACCAATCATCACTAGCGCAAAGTAGTGCCGTGTTGGAAGCAGCTTTGGTCTTAGGGATCCCTGAACGAACAGCTGCCGCACTCACGCATCACTGCGTGGAGGTTCTAAAACACCCAGTCACTTTCAAGGCTTTACAAGCAGGGGTTTTATCTTGGCGGCACGCATGCACGATCGCTGATGAGATCACCACTGTCAAAGAGAGCAGTGGCATCAGTGCCCCTGAAGTCGCCGCTTTCCAGACCCGATTGCTGGTGCTAGCACCCGGGGCTACCGCATCAGTGTTTGCCTCCAAAGCCCGCCGGGCCCGTGAGTCAACATTCCCAGATACCCTCACCACCGCCACCAAGGAAGCCTTCACACGGCGTAAAATGTTCTGCGAAGAAGGCCGCGACGGGATGTCCTGGCTAAGCTTGCATCTACCCACCCTGGCCGCAGCAGGAATCATGACGCACTGCACCCGCACAGCACGAGCCATCAAAAACCACACCAACACCCACCCCACACCACACCCTAACCCCGGCCCCGACCCCAGCTCCGGTCATGGTTCCGGTGCTGGGAATGGGGTTGGGGGAGATCGTGGGGAATACAGAACTCTGGATCAACTTCGTGTTGACGTTGCTGCACTACTACTGATGGGCCAAGAACTACCCACCAACAACTACACCAAGACCGGCAGTAACAACGCCAGCACCAGCAAGACCAGCACCAGCGCTCCAGAGCACAACGACGATCGCAGCAACGCTCCTGAGAGTAGTTTCGGGGGATCTAGCTCGGGCTTTGGGGTGAGGTTGGTTGATCCGGAGCCTATCTGGACACACACAGACCCTGACCCCAAAGACCGTGATGCCACAGGCGGTGGTGCCATAGGTGGTGACGTGCGTGAATCCTGCCCTGGACGTGAGGCTGACTCCCTGCATAATCCAGGTAACCCGATTCAGGGGTACCTCCCTGTTCAAGAGCGCCCCGCGGCTGAGAAGGGGGCTGGGAAGGGATTAGGTGGTGAGGGCAGTGCGGTGGATGATGCGCACCCTACCCTTGCCCAGGACGTCGCTGGCGATAGTGGTGTAGCTGCTGGAGTAGATGTTGGGGTGGATGTTCTGGTGGTGGGGGAGTTAGTGGGGGATGGTTCAGGTTTCGTCAATGGGGTCATTGACGGGATCGTGGAAGATCAGCAACAA
This genomic window from Arthrobacter sp. TMP15 contains:
- a CDS encoding DUF222 domain-containing protein → MSIPVMAPGERGEEATQDVAALLGAIAALPSIEPFGTDNPSLAGLPPLIGFPPPQPEPPSQLGVVRGVHDGAIAALAVVKRLEDATAACKAALLGRLMGAVEVERVLVDLDRNQSSLAQSSAVLEAALVLGIPERTAAALTHHCVEVLKHPVTFKALQAGVLSWRHACTIADEITTVKESSGISAPEVAAFQTRLLVLAPGATASVFASKARRARESTFPDTLTTATKEAFTRRKMFCEEGRDGMSWLSLHLPTLAAAGIMTHCTRTARAIKNHTNTHPTPHPNPGPDPSSGHGSGAGNGVGGDRGEYRTLDQLRVDVAALLLMGQELPTNNYTKTGSNNASTSKTSTSAPEHNDDRSNAPESSFGGSSSGFGVRLVDPEPIWTHTDPDPKDRDATGGGAIGGDVRESCPGREADSLHNPGNPIQGYLPVQERPAAEKGAGKGLGGEGSAVDDAHPTLAQDVAGDSGVAAGVDVGVDVLVVGELVGDGSGFVNGVIDGIVEDQQQEYLDQLHALAQGKVITDPPLPKALILLKVPFLGLLGITDEPAELVGIGTGPVPEEIARKLMAASHTFLRVLTDPISGEALALNPDRYTLSNAEKAVLQALTGGCYIPNCPYPVMDTELDHLNAWEHGGTTAMTNLRPACARHHRLKHFKDDKDRHGNYRRYQEPHRQNIRLRGWTPQPTPDGRIGWITPSGNYQKPQHQEPQRTQYPTWLKKHINHTLNPPKENTTKHPKKRHNP